One Periophthalmus magnuspinnatus isolate fPerMag1 chromosome 8, fPerMag1.2.pri, whole genome shotgun sequence genomic window carries:
- the gtpbp1 gene encoding GTP-binding protein 1 isoform X2: MASIAAAAASLDPGSIPLADALVPASIFAPDRGGCAEDIGDESFEDEDVLNGESLDRVDFTSKLALVSPNGEQYDSLLRQLRDRMEEGSGETIYVVGMGSDGGDWGLDESDMEASVATVRSMCEQIDADLIPLRERTEAAGSVRDYLIRRRVGELDFLEVRVAVVGNVDAGKSTLLGVLTHGELDNGRGFARQKLFRHKHEMESGRTSSVGNDILGFDQEGQVVNKPDSHGGSLDWTKICEKSSKVITFIDLAGHEKYLKTTVFGMTGHLPDFCMLMVGSNAGIVGMTKEHLGLALALNVPVFVVVTKIDMCPSNILQETLKLLQRLLKSPGCRKIPVLVQNKDDVIVTASNFSSERMCPIFQISNVTGENMDLLKMFLNLLSSRTSYRDDQPAEFQIDDTYSVPGVGTVVSGTTLRGLIRLNDTMLLGPDPLGSFIPIAVKSIHRKRMPVKEVRGGQTASFALKKIKRSSIRKGMVMVSPKLNPQATWEFEAEILVLHHPTTISPRYQAMVHCGSIRQTATILSMNRDCLRTGDKATVHFRFIKTPEYLHCEQRLVFREGRTKAVGTITKLLQSTNNLPSNSKPPQIKMQSTKKAHIRKEESSTAAGEESATIAPSAGPSTIPPPKSGGGGRRRGGQRHKGKSQNTTNATATQSSTGGGAC, encoded by the exons ATGGCTTCGATAGCAGCCGCAGCAGCGAGCCTCGACCCGGGCTCCATACCGCTCGCAGACGCTTTGGTCCCCGCCAGCATCTTCGCTCCAGACAGGGGAGGATGTGCGGAGGATATCGGGGATGAGAGCTTTGAAGATGAGGACGTGTTGAATGGAGAGTCTCTGGATCGCGTTGACTTCACCAGCAAG CTCGCCCTGGTGAGCCCAAATGGAGAGCAGTACGACTCACTACTGCGGCAGTTACGCGACCGCATGGAAGAGGGCAGCGGTGAGACCATCTACGTGGTGGGGATGGGCTCAG ATGGAGGAGACTGGGGCCTGGATGAGTCAGACATGGAGGCCTCTGTAGCCACAGTGCGCTCCATGTGTGAGCAGATCGACGCAGACCTCATCCCTCTCCGCGAGCGCACAGAGGCTGCAGGATCCGTACGTGACTACCTGATCCGCAGACGTGTGGGGGAGCTGGACTTCCTGGAGGTCAG AGTTGCTGTAGTGGGAAATGTGGATGCGGGTAAGAGCACTCTTTTGGGCGTTCTGACACATGGAGAGCTGGACAACGGCAGAGGCTTTGCTCGCCAAAAGCTCTTCAGACACAAGCACGAGATGGAGAGCGGACGCACCAGCAGTGTGGGGAACGACATCCTCGGCTTTGATCAGgagggacag GTAGTGAACAAGCCTGACAGTCATGGAGGCAGCCTGGACTGGACCAAGATCTGTGAGAAGTCCTCCAAAGTGATCACGTTCATCGATCTGGCCGGTCACGAAAAGTACCTCAAGACCACTGTGTTTGGGATGACTGGTCACCTGCCCGACTTCTGCATGCTCATG GTGGGCAGTAACGCTGGTATAGTAGGAATGACCAAAGAGCACCTGGGGTTGGCGCTAGCTCTCAATGTGCCTGTGTTTGTGGTGGTGACCAAGATAGACATGTGTCCCTCAAATATCCTGCAGG AGACATTAAAGCTGCTCCAGAGGTTACTCAAGTCTCCAGGCTGTAGGAAGATCCCTGTTCTTGTCCAAAACAAAGACGATGTTATAGTGACCGCGTCCAATTTCAGTTCTGAGAG GATGTGTCCAATCTTCCAGATCTCCAATGTGACCGGTGAAAACATGGACCTACTCAAGATGTTCCTTAACCTCCTGTCCTCCAGAACATCGTACCGTGACGACCAGCCGGCAGAGTTCCAGATAGACGACACCTACTCTGTGCCG GGAGTGGGAACAGTAGTGTCTGGAACTACTTTGCGTGGATTGATACGTCTGAACGACACCATGCTCCTGGGCCCAGACCCTTTGGGCAGCTTCATTCCTATCGCTGTCAAATCCATCCACAGAAAAAGAATGCCCGtgaaggaggtgagaggaggccAGACCGCTTCCTTTGCTCTTAAAAAG ATCAAGCGCTCGTCGATCCGTAAGGGCATGGTGATGGTTTCTCCTAAGCTAAACCCACAAGCCACATGGGAGTTTGAGGCAGAGATCCTGGTGCTACATCATCCCACCACGATATCCCCCCGATACCAGGCTATGG TGCACTGTGGCAGTATCCGTCAGACAGCCACCATCTTGTCCATGAACCGTGACTGTCTGAGAACCGGAGACAAGGCCACAGTCCACTTTAGGTTCATCAAGACCCCAGAATATCTGCACTGTGAGCAGAGACTGGTGTTCAGAGAGGGAAGGACCAAGGCTGTGGGCACCATCACCAAG CTTTTGCAGTCAACCAACAATTTGCCATCGAATTCTAAACCTCCTCAGATCAAAATGCAGTCGACCAAAAAGGCCCATATACGAAAAGAAGAGAGCAGCACAGCGGCAGGAGAGGAGTCAGCCACGATAGCACCGAGCGCAGGCCCCAGCACAATACCACCG CCAAAAtccggaggaggagggaggagacgaggagggcAGAGGCATAAAGGAAAGTCCCAGAACACCACCAACGCCACGGCAACGCAGTCTAGCACTGGGGGCGGAGCCTGCTAA
- the gtpbp1 gene encoding GTP-binding protein 1 isoform X1, with translation MASIAAAAASLDPGSIPLADALVPASIFAPDRGGCAEDIGDESFEDEDVLNGESLDRVDFTSKLALVSPNGEQYDSLLRQLRDRMEEGSGETIYVVGMGSDGGDWGLDESDMEASVATVRSMCEQIDADLIPLRERTEAAGSVRDYLIRRRVGELDFLEVRVAVVGNVDAGKSTLLGVLTHGELDNGRGFARQKLFRHKHEMESGRTSSVGNDILGFDQEGQVVNKPDSHGGSLDWTKICEKSSKVITFIDLAGHEKYLKTTVFGMTGHLPDFCMLMVGSNAGIVGMTKEHLGLALALNVPVFVVVTKIDMCPSNILQETLKLLQRLLKSPGCRKIPVLVQNKDDVIVTASNFSSERMCPIFQISNVTGENMDLLKMFLNLLSSRTSYRDDQPAEFQIDDTYSVPGVGTVVSGTTLRGLIRLNDTMLLGPDPLGSFIPIAVKSIHRKRMPVKEVRGGQTASFALKKIKRSSIRKGMVMVSPKLNPQATWEFEAEILVLHHPTTISPRYQAMVHCGSIRQTATILSMNRDCLRTGDKATVHFRFIKTPEYLHCEQRLVFREGRTKAVGTITKLLQSTNNLPSNSKPPQIKMQSTKKAHIRKEESSTAAGEESATIAPSAGPSTIPPGEGDEDPQIKEGNKENKPKSGGGGRRRGGQRHKGKSQNTTNATATQSSTGGGAC, from the exons ATGGCTTCGATAGCAGCCGCAGCAGCGAGCCTCGACCCGGGCTCCATACCGCTCGCAGACGCTTTGGTCCCCGCCAGCATCTTCGCTCCAGACAGGGGAGGATGTGCGGAGGATATCGGGGATGAGAGCTTTGAAGATGAGGACGTGTTGAATGGAGAGTCTCTGGATCGCGTTGACTTCACCAGCAAG CTCGCCCTGGTGAGCCCAAATGGAGAGCAGTACGACTCACTACTGCGGCAGTTACGCGACCGCATGGAAGAGGGCAGCGGTGAGACCATCTACGTGGTGGGGATGGGCTCAG ATGGAGGAGACTGGGGCCTGGATGAGTCAGACATGGAGGCCTCTGTAGCCACAGTGCGCTCCATGTGTGAGCAGATCGACGCAGACCTCATCCCTCTCCGCGAGCGCACAGAGGCTGCAGGATCCGTACGTGACTACCTGATCCGCAGACGTGTGGGGGAGCTGGACTTCCTGGAGGTCAG AGTTGCTGTAGTGGGAAATGTGGATGCGGGTAAGAGCACTCTTTTGGGCGTTCTGACACATGGAGAGCTGGACAACGGCAGAGGCTTTGCTCGCCAAAAGCTCTTCAGACACAAGCACGAGATGGAGAGCGGACGCACCAGCAGTGTGGGGAACGACATCCTCGGCTTTGATCAGgagggacag GTAGTGAACAAGCCTGACAGTCATGGAGGCAGCCTGGACTGGACCAAGATCTGTGAGAAGTCCTCCAAAGTGATCACGTTCATCGATCTGGCCGGTCACGAAAAGTACCTCAAGACCACTGTGTTTGGGATGACTGGTCACCTGCCCGACTTCTGCATGCTCATG GTGGGCAGTAACGCTGGTATAGTAGGAATGACCAAAGAGCACCTGGGGTTGGCGCTAGCTCTCAATGTGCCTGTGTTTGTGGTGGTGACCAAGATAGACATGTGTCCCTCAAATATCCTGCAGG AGACATTAAAGCTGCTCCAGAGGTTACTCAAGTCTCCAGGCTGTAGGAAGATCCCTGTTCTTGTCCAAAACAAAGACGATGTTATAGTGACCGCGTCCAATTTCAGTTCTGAGAG GATGTGTCCAATCTTCCAGATCTCCAATGTGACCGGTGAAAACATGGACCTACTCAAGATGTTCCTTAACCTCCTGTCCTCCAGAACATCGTACCGTGACGACCAGCCGGCAGAGTTCCAGATAGACGACACCTACTCTGTGCCG GGAGTGGGAACAGTAGTGTCTGGAACTACTTTGCGTGGATTGATACGTCTGAACGACACCATGCTCCTGGGCCCAGACCCTTTGGGCAGCTTCATTCCTATCGCTGTCAAATCCATCCACAGAAAAAGAATGCCCGtgaaggaggtgagaggaggccAGACCGCTTCCTTTGCTCTTAAAAAG ATCAAGCGCTCGTCGATCCGTAAGGGCATGGTGATGGTTTCTCCTAAGCTAAACCCACAAGCCACATGGGAGTTTGAGGCAGAGATCCTGGTGCTACATCATCCCACCACGATATCCCCCCGATACCAGGCTATGG TGCACTGTGGCAGTATCCGTCAGACAGCCACCATCTTGTCCATGAACCGTGACTGTCTGAGAACCGGAGACAAGGCCACAGTCCACTTTAGGTTCATCAAGACCCCAGAATATCTGCACTGTGAGCAGAGACTGGTGTTCAGAGAGGGAAGGACCAAGGCTGTGGGCACCATCACCAAG CTTTTGCAGTCAACCAACAATTTGCCATCGAATTCTAAACCTCCTCAGATCAAAATGCAGTCGACCAAAAAGGCCCATATACGAAAAGAAGAGAGCAGCACAGCGGCAGGAGAGGAGTCAGCCACGATAGCACCGAGCGCAGGCCCCAGCACAATACCACCG ggagagggagacgaGGACCCTCAAATAAAGGAGGGCAACAAAGAGAACAAG CCAAAAtccggaggaggagggaggagacgaggagggcAGAGGCATAAAGGAAAGTCCCAGAACACCACCAACGCCACGGCAACGCAGTCTAGCACTGGGGGCGGAGCCTGCTAA